The Pseudomonadota bacterium sequence CAGAAGCTCCCTCTCTCTCGGGGCAGGTATTACCGTAGTAACAAAGAATGCCCTTTCCCTCTCAGTCAACTATGGTGCGCAGATCGGTGAGAGCAAGTATGTTGCACAAAGTGTCAATGCAGGTGTAAGGATAGAGTTTTAGTCTCATACAAAAACCTTGCCCTTGCCATATAGAAACAAGTGAAAGATGCCGGCTTTGTTCAAAATCCTGGGCTCCCGGAGAAACACTATCTAAATAAAATCAGGAAAGTTCAGATAAAAATAACCATTGACATGCCTTGATATTTTTAAATATATTTAAATATTACAAAAAATAAATTGCATACAAAGGTCTTATGCATGGGATACGATACAACGGATTGCTTTTACAATGTAAACACTACATATGAATCTCCTTAAAAACAAGCAAACAAAATTTGTTGCAATAAGCTTCGAAGAAGGATTGGCGAAGATAGCCTATGTAATACTTCAAGAAGGTCATTTTGTTTTACAAAAGACAGTTGCACTTGAAAACTCTGAGTTTGATAATTTTCTCAAAACAACAAAGGAAAATGAATTCATTGTTGTTTCTACTTTTCAGATATTCTATCAGGCTGTACTGCCTCTCCCGCCCGCTCAGGATAAATACCTTCGTACACTTGCTGAAATTGAAGTGAGAAAAAACTATACCGAAGTTAAAGATTTTTCTTTTTTTTATGATGTACTCGGAGAAACACAGCATGAGGGGAAAAAGGTAAAAGATACATTTGTTTTTGCTGTGGATTATGAAGAATTACATAGCATTATAGAAAGATTCAACAAATACAATAAAACAATAGTTGCTCTGTATCCGAGTGTGCTTACCATGTCGACACTGTTTTCTTCCATTGATAGTTCTATTAATGAAATACTGCTCTGTGTTCTCGATACGGGCAATAATAAGACACTATTTCTCCTGAAAGGCGGCAAACCCTGTTTTGTCCGCGTTACTCAATCAGGCAGGCCGGGTATCGACGGGCCTGATATAGACAATATCAATATGACAATAAATTATTTTCGCCAGACACTCAGGCTCAGCCCTTCAAAGGTAATCCTTATAGGTACAACAGGACACAAATATGAATCAGTACCTGACCTTGTTGTACCGGCCATGGGGTTAGAATATCCTTCAAACGTCATAGATCAAACAGAAAGCATTGCGGAATGCATCATACCTCTATCGGCTGTCCTTTCTCATAAGGATATTCTGTGGGGCAACCTTCTCCCTCCGGCATATCAAACCCTGAAGACACAAAAAAACGTGCTCTTCTGGTCAACATTACTGCTTTTATTGTTTTCCTTCATTGGAGCAGGCTACATTGCATTAACGGTTTCTGAAATTCCGGATTTGAAAGCGAAAATTAATAGCACGAGGAAAGAGATTGCCGAAAAAGAACCTATTTTAAAAGAATATGGGAGCATAAATAGTGAATTGCAAAAAGTCATGCCACTTATAACCTATATGAATAAGACAAATACTTCACCTGATATGCAAAAAGTCCTTGCTACATTTAATTTTTTACCTATGCAAAATATCAGAATAAACTCTATTCAGATGAATACACAAGAAAGTACGCTGACAATCCGTCTTCAGGGTGCTGTTATGGCAAACAATTTTACCGATATGGATGCATATTATCGTAGATTGATCGATACAATAAAAAGCACCAAAAGTCTGGAGATAACAACACATGGTATAGATGTAAAAGAGATGAATTTTTCAATCGAGGTAAAATGGAAAACATAAAGGACCGGATTTTTGTACAGAAAGGGCTGAAACGCTACTTTCTCTTTTACATTGCTGCATTGATACTATTCTTAATTGTTTTGTCATCTGCAATACTTTTTAACAAATATGCCGCATCCCTTAATATAACATTGAGTAAGCTATATACGATTAAAATAAATCTTGTAAAGGTTAGGGATACCATAAAAGATATTCACAATTCTCTGTATGATATTGGGAAAATCATACCCCAGGGCATGTTGGGGACATCATCAACAAAATATATCTATATCGGGCTCGACACTTTAAAATCCCTTGTCGGAAAAGCGCAGGTAACGGTAGCAACCATCGAAGACAAGGGGGATGAGCTTCGTTTGCCTATAATAATTTCCGGCACTATCACCGATTATACAGTTTTTTTAAAAAGCATCGAGAACCTTCAATCTATGAAATTCCCCTTTTTTACAATAGGTAGCCTTGTAACAACAGGCGCGACCGGGGTTAAGGGTGAAATTGCATTCACTTATGAAATCCAGGGGATATTGAAAATGCCAAAGACCGGTTTTGATACAAGCATACAGGGAACCAAAAGGAACGGTAATTAAGAATTGAATGTCTATAAAAATTTGATTATACTACTATTATTGTCATTTGCTGCGATTTTTGCCTTTTATGAAGGCATACAGAGGGTAAAGTTCAAACCTTTTCTGTCTCTTAAAGAACAAGAGATCGTGGGTTTTTTCTATGAAAAAATCAAGATTGCTCAGAGAAAGTCGAACATGATAACCGGTTTGAAATTGCCTCTTGACAGCACTCAGGGGGCACAAAAGGGGTTCCCGGGCGTTGCGCTATCGGAAGTCCTCAATGAAACTGCAATTGAGAAGAAGAAAAATGTCTCTCTGATTCTCATCAGGGATGGGAAAAAAATGGCTATCATAAATAATCAGATAGTAAAAGAAGGTGATTTAATCGGCAACGACAAAGTGCTGAGGATAGAGGGCGATAAGGTCCTCATAAGAGAAGGAGGTGTGGATAGATGGCTTTCAATGGACCAGGAAGAAGGCAAAACATCTCAAAAAAATAAAGATGTTAGGAAACCACTCACGGTAGAAAAACAGAAAGCATCTGCAACTGATGAAAATATGGAAAAAACAATCAATACTGAAAACGACAAAAGATTAAAACAGATTGAGGATATGAAAAAATGGTTAAATGTCAAATAAGAGATAAAAAAATTATTTTAATTTTGTTATCCGTTTGTTTTTTGTCTTTTATAGCTTCCTGCGCATCCCAACCTCAAACAAAGATCGATATAAAAAGAGAAATTAAGATCCCGGAAGAATTTAAAGGAACCAAAGCTGAAGCACCTTCTCCCTTGAAAATACCGGATTTTATGCCTGCAACTGAAGATGTAACACCTTTAAAAACACGCATTGTAAATATTACAGCCAGAAACACCCCTCTAAGAGATGTCCTCCACGTGATTGCAGAAGCTGCAAGCCTTAATGTGGTAATGGAAAAAGGGGTTGATCCTGAAACCCCGGTAAACATTACATTGAAAAATGTAACTGCCGAACATGCGCTCAGAACAATTTTCGGTTCAGTTGACTTTTTTTATGTATTTAAAGAGAACATGCTCTACGTGAGGGCTACCGATACCCGCATATTTGAACTGGGTCATCCTGCCCTTGAGCAAAAATATTCTATCGATGTAGGCGGGGACATGCTCGCGGGAGCAACATCTTCAGCAAGCGGTGGTGGGTCTTCCGGAGGCGGAGGAACCGGAGTAAAAGGAAGTATAACACAGACCGTGAAAAGTGACGACACAGCTTTTAAATTCTGGGAGGCAATCGAAAAGTCCATCTCGACTATTCTTGGGACAAAAGAGTCGGCAACTTCTACGCAACAGACATTTTCCTTGAACAGGCTTGCAGGGTCTATAATCGTAACTGCTTCGAAAAAAGATCTCGACAGGGTTGAACAATATATCAACAATCTACGCATGATCATTGGCAGGCAGGTTTTAGTTGAAGCAAAGATTATTGAAGTTCAGCTTAACGACAATTTTAAGCTTGGCATTGACTGGAGCTATATAACCAGCGATGTTGACATAACCACAAAAAATTTTGCGTCAATAGTTCCTGCTACAGGTCCTTTGTTGAAAATTGCGGTAACAGATCATCGTTTTGCCCCTGTTCTTCAGGCTCTGCAGCAACAGGGAGAAGTAAGAATCCTTTCCAATCCGAGAATAAATATTATGAATGGTCAAACTGCCCTTTTGAGCGTGGGGAGGAATACCTCCTTTATTTCCAAGGTTGAAACTACTACCACAGGAGGAATAGCCCCTGTCACTACATATTCCGTGCAAACAAGCAGTATACTGTCAGGGATCCTTATCGGCATTGTCCCCTATATAAATGAACGCGGAGAGATTACTTTAACAGTTACCCCGATTATCTCCAAACTGCAGGATTTAAAGGAAAAAAGTGTCGGCACTTCGATACAGATATCCCTTCCTATTGTTGATCTCAAGGAGCTGAGCACCACGGTAAAGGTAATGAACGGCCAGACAATCATCATTGGCGGGCTGATCGAAAAGCAGGAGAGCGTGCAGGATGACCAGGTGCCTTTTCTTGGTAACATACCTTTGCTGGGATATTTTTTTAAAAGCAGGAACAAGCAGGACACTAAAAATGAGCTTGTAGTTTTACTCCAGCCCTTCCTGGTAGGAAAATGAGCAATGAATCAGCCTGTGCAAGCGGGCGGGATATTAAAGGCGAGACAAGAATATGCAATGAATTACCTCGTGATAAGTTTGTGGGGCAACCATTCCGAAGCAAACTTCGAGATATTAACCCACGGGGCAATAAAGGGGTACGGTATTTATGGCAATACTAAAGCTTGGCGATATACTTAAAGAAAAAGGTTTAATTAACGACAAACAGCTTGAAATAGCTTTGATTCATCAGAAAGTTACGGGCGACCTTCTCGGAGATGTACTTGTAAAGCTGGGGTTCATTTCGTCAAAGGAGAGGGCTCAAATACTTGCAGAACAATCGGGAATAGAGTTTTTTGATCTCAGTAAATTCTACGTGTCAGAGGACGCTTTGCGGATCATCCCGAAAGACATGGCAGAAAAGGCCGAATTTATTCCAATTGAAAATGAAGACGGCAGACTGAATATCGGTATAGCAAAACCGGGCAACATTCAAGCAATAGACACTGTATCGAGAATAACAAAAAACCAGCCCAGGGTATACCTTGTTGATAGAGAAGCCTATCATGAAGCCATGGATAGATCCTATTTCTTTCTGGAAAACCCGATCCAGGAGAGTATCGACAAGATTATTAAAAATGTCCAGACAACAGGGGTCATAGGCGGCAATGATGTCGTATTGCTAACCAACATTATCATTATGGATGGAATACGCAAGAATACCACCGATATCCATATTAATCCTGCTGATGATGTTGTACATATATTTTTCAGGATAGACGGCGTCTTGCAATATGCCCACTGTTTACCAAAGGCTGTGCATACAGGCATTGTATCAAGGATAAAGATACTGTCTCAACTTAACATTGCCGAGACAAGGTTGCCTCAGGATGGAGCCTTTACCTTTAATTTTTTAAACAGGGGATATGATATCCGCATATCCACAGTCCCGACTATCTATGGCGAAAACGTCGTCATGAGGATATTAACCGGTAAGGCATCTTTCCTCAGGCTCGAGAAACTGGGCTTCGATCCTGTCAATACAGACAAAGTGAGGAGGTTGTTTCAAAAACCATATGGAATAATATTGATTACAGGTCCAACGGGAAGCGGTAAAACGACAACACTCTATGCAGCCTTAAGAGAGGTAAATATACTCGAAAGAAATGTACTTACCGTTGAAGACCCTGTGGAATATAAGCTATGCTTTGTAAAACAGACACAGGTTAATGAAAAGGCAGGCTATGACTTTGCCCTTGCCGGGAGAAATTTTATGAGACAGGACCCGGATGTTGTCCTGCTCGGCGAAATCAGGGATGAAGAAACAGCAAAGATTGCGGTGCGGGCTTCCGTAACCGGACATCTTGTAATCAGCACGCTCCACACAAACGATGCGGTAACAGCAGTGCCGAGGCTCATCGATCTTGACGTGGACAGGTATATGCTTTCTGCATCGATCCTCGCTATTGTGGCGCAAAGGCTTGTACGAACAATATGCAGCTATTGTAAAACGGAATATAATTTAACCGAATATGAGATATCCATTCTAAAAGAATATGGAATTACCTCTACGACAGGCTTTAAGGGCAAAGGCTGCCCGAAATGCAATATGACAGGTTATTTAGGAAGAATAATTATCGGTGAGGTTCTTGCCGTTGATGATGAAATGAGGGAACTGATATACTCAGGCGCTTCTATCACGGCTATGAAAGAAAGTGCTAAGCGGAACGGAATGCGGTTACTGAAAGAAGATGCTATTATCAAGGCATCGCATGGCATTACAACCGTTGAAGAGGCGTTGAGGGTTGCCGGTTGATTAATATGGGTATGTTTAATTATAAAGGAATCGACATCAACGGTTCAATGATTAGCGGATATATAGAGGCAATTAACATTGACGATGCCAGGAATAATCTTATATCTAAGGGACTAAGCATACTTAGCATCAAAAAAACAATCAGTCTATTATCGGGATTTAACATTGGTTCTTTATCGGGTAGGGTCAAAAGGCGTGACATCATAGAGTTTGCAAGAAACACAGGTATGATACTGAAAGCCGGGATACCCATTCTTGACGCCCTTGAAGACGTAGGCCAGACAACAGAGAAAAAAGCCCTTAAAAGCGCAATGCAAGATATAAAAGAAAGGGTTATATCAGGCTCAACCTTATCGGATGCACTAAATGCCAATGCACGTATTTTCCCCGATATCCTCATAAGAATGGTAAAGATAGGGGAAGAAACAGGACGTGTTGAACGAAGCCTCATGGATATCGCAGAACACCTCCAAAGAATAGAGGATCTTGCTGAAACGGTAAAACGCGCACTAATGTATCCTATTTTTGTTCTTGTTACAACAGGCGGCGCCCTGCTGTTTTGGATTATCTATGTAATGCCGAAACTACTATCGGTTATAAAGGAAATGGGAGAAAAACTGCCATTGATAACGAGGATAATGCTTTTTATGAGTAATTTTGTTCAATCAAAATGGTATATCCTGCCTTTAATACCTATAGCTGTTATTGCAGGCATAAAACTGGTAAAACGGAAAGAAAACGGGCGATACTATCTCGATCTACTAATAATGAAACTACCCATCGTGAAGCTTTTTATATACAATAAGTATCTTGCTTCCTTCGCAGAGCAGATGAAAATTATGGTTGTTGCCGGTATAACAATTGACAGATCGCTTATCATTGTTTCAAATTCAGTAGGCTCTGAGGTGTTTAGAAGGGCAATCGTAAGTATAAAGGAAAAAATATCAACAGGCAGCAGGATATCCGATGCAATTAAAGAACATAGCATTTTTCCCAAGATGGTAGTGAGAATGATTGATGTAGGGGAATCGAGTGGCAATCTTGGCGATCAGTTTGCATTTCTTTCCAATTTCTACTTTAAAAAACTTGACGATGTATCTGAAAAACTGGGCAAAATGATAGAGCCGGTCATGATGACTATTGTTGGGATTATCTTTGCCTTTATGATTATGGCAATCCTGTTGCCTATTTACGATTTGGTATCAAAATTTAAATAGTTTCTTAATAATTATGGACTATCTATCATTTTTTAATCTCAACGAAGACCCTTTCAGGCTTACACCCGATCCTCACTTTTTTTATCCTTCACAAGAACATAATGATGTGCTCTTCTCTCTGGACTATGTGATAGAGCAAAAGGAAGGTTTTTCCCTTATAGTCGGCGAGCCCGGGACAGGCAAGACGACCATTTTAAGGGTTTTTATTGATAAATGGAAAGACAAGGCAGAGATAGCGCTGATAATGACGCCGCGGCTGACTCCTGAAGAATTTTTGCAGGCAGTGCTGGAAGATTTAAATGTTCATATAGGTACAAGCAATAAGAACGAAATGATTAAAGCATTCAGGGACATACTTATAGAACGCTCTTTGTCTGACCAAAGGGTCATCATAGTTGTTGATGAAGCGCAAAACCTCCCTTACGAGACCCTTGAGGAGTTGAGGCTTCTTTCAAACCTTGAGACAGAGAAGGAAAAACTGTTGCAAATTATGCTGGTAGGACAGCCGGAATTGAAAAAAAAGTTGTTATCAGAGAATCTAAAACAACTAAATCAAAGAATCGCAGTGAAGGCAACACTAAATCCTTTGAATAATGTAGAGACACAGGATTATATAAATTTCAGGCTTAGAAAAGCAGGAAAAGGCTCGGTGGTATTTGAAGATGATGCAATAAAATTGATATACAAACTCTCAAAGGGTATCCCCCGTTTGATAAACCTTCTGTCTTCAAGGTCATTAATGGCTGCCTATATAGAAGGAACAAACTTTATAAAAATGAATCACGTTGAATATGCCAAACAACACCTCTCTTATGGTGATACAGAGGAAAAGAAAAAAGTCAAATTTTTAAGATATGCCTTAATCAGCTCCATAATGGTTATTATAATATTTATTGTTTTCGGGGTTATACATGTAAATAGCCTCTTGACCTGGAAGCACAAAATGCCTGTAAAAGAGGCAATGCCTGCAAAAGAAACTGTTACCCCTGAAATTCTACAGAAAGCACCCATTAAAAAACCTGAAAAAACGATTATCACCGTTGTTGCCGATGCCAATTTGAGAGAAAGTCCTTCGGTAAATGCCGGCAGGGTTTCAGGGATACCAAAAGGAACGCTTCTTGAAGCAACTGAGGAGCATACGCTCGAAAGCGGAGAAAAATGGTATAAGGTTAAAATACAGGATGGCAATAATGGATGGATATCAGAAAGGGCAATTGCAAAAAGCACTGGTGTTGTTAAATAATATAACAATCATCTACTTTCCAGGGTTAACAATCTCTCCGACACAATTTTTTTTATTTTAGAATCAACATTATTAAGAGCCATGATTTCCCGATATACCTTTTTTGCATCATCCGGCCTGCTTGTACCCTCAGCAATCCTTGCAATGCCAAGATATCCTTGAATATCCTCCATTTGATAAAGCTTTGAATACATTTTATTCGCTTCATCATAATCTTTATTTTTTTCATAGAGGAGTGCGAGGTTTAAAAGTACATTGTTATTTGAAGGCTCCAGAGATCCTGCTTGTAAAAGATAGATTTTGCCTTCGCTCGTATTGCCGAGTTGGACAAATGATATGCCAATATTTACGAGGGAAGGTGCATAGTTTTTATTAATACTCAAGACATTCTTGGAATACTTTATTGCTTCTTCGTATAATCCCATATTTATCAAAAGGCTTGCGATGTTATTCATAATTACATAATTCCGCTGATCAATTTCAAGGGCTTTTTTATAATAATTAAGCGCATGATGATAATCCCTGCCTGCCTCATAATTTTTTGCTGTGTAAAGAAATCCATCCCTTTCTGCCTTTCGGAGTGCCGTTAATTCTTTGGATAGTTTAGTGGCATCGTCCTCAGACTTAGCTATAGTCCTTGAGGAGAGGTATTTCTTTTCACTTGAAAAACTGCCCTCACTTTCCTTTTGTCTGAGTGGGACAGGGTAAGCCTTTACCGTTTTTTGGGGAACAGTTGTTTCAGCCCTTCCCGTGTGACTTGCTTCAGGCTTTTCAACCTGTTTATCAATTATCTTATCTACTGATGTAAGATGCGGGTCAAGCTTGTTCAACTCGATTTTTTGTGGCTGCAAAGGATCTTGAATATTCGTCCTGGCCATCCTGGGCGCCAACGAAGGAACTGTAAGAACATTTATATAATAAACGACGCCTAACCCGATAAAAACCATTATCAA is a genomic window containing:
- the mshL gene encoding pilus (MSHA type) biogenesis protein MshL, whose protein sequence is MSFIASCASQPQTKIDIKREIKIPEEFKGTKAEAPSPLKIPDFMPATEDVTPLKTRIVNITARNTPLRDVLHVIAEAASLNVVMEKGVDPETPVNITLKNVTAEHALRTIFGSVDFFYVFKENMLYVRATDTRIFELGHPALEQKYSIDVGGDMLAGATSSASGGGSSGGGGTGVKGSITQTVKSDDTAFKFWEAIEKSISTILGTKESATSTQQTFSLNRLAGSIIVTASKKDLDRVEQYINNLRMIIGRQVLVEAKIIEVQLNDNFKLGIDWSYITSDVDITTKNFASIVPATGPLLKIAVTDHRFAPVLQALQQQGEVRILSNPRINIMNGQTALLSVGRNTSFISKVETTTTGGIAPVTTYSVQTSSILSGILIGIVPYINERGEITLTVTPIISKLQDLKEKSVGTSIQISLPIVDLKELSTTVKVMNGQTIIIGGLIEKQESVQDDQVPFLGNIPLLGYFFKSRNKQDTKNELVVLLQPFLVGK
- a CDS encoding GspE/PulE family protein; this encodes MAILKLGDILKEKGLINDKQLEIALIHQKVTGDLLGDVLVKLGFISSKERAQILAEQSGIEFFDLSKFYVSEDALRIIPKDMAEKAEFIPIENEDGRLNIGIAKPGNIQAIDTVSRITKNQPRVYLVDREAYHEAMDRSYFFLENPIQESIDKIIKNVQTTGVIGGNDVVLLTNIIIMDGIRKNTTDIHINPADDVVHIFFRIDGVLQYAHCLPKAVHTGIVSRIKILSQLNIAETRLPQDGAFTFNFLNRGYDIRISTVPTIYGENVVMRILTGKASFLRLEKLGFDPVNTDKVRRLFQKPYGIILITGPTGSGKTTTLYAALREVNILERNVLTVEDPVEYKLCFVKQTQVNEKAGYDFALAGRNFMRQDPDVVLLGEIRDEETAKIAVRASVTGHLVISTLHTNDAVTAVPRLIDLDVDRYMLSASILAIVAQRLVRTICSYCKTEYNLTEYEISILKEYGITSTTGFKGKGCPKCNMTGYLGRIIIGEVLAVDDEMRELIYSGASITAMKESAKRNGMRLLKEDAIIKASHGITTVEEALRVAG
- a CDS encoding type II secretion system F family protein, producing the protein MGMFNYKGIDINGSMISGYIEAINIDDARNNLISKGLSILSIKKTISLLSGFNIGSLSGRVKRRDIIEFARNTGMILKAGIPILDALEDVGQTTEKKALKSAMQDIKERVISGSTLSDALNANARIFPDILIRMVKIGEETGRVERSLMDIAEHLQRIEDLAETVKRALMYPIFVLVTTGGALLFWIIYVMPKLLSVIKEMGEKLPLITRIMLFMSNFVQSKWYILPLIPIAVIAGIKLVKRKENGRYYLDLLIMKLPIVKLFIYNKYLASFAEQMKIMVVAGITIDRSLIIVSNSVGSEVFRRAIVSIKEKISTGSRISDAIKEHSIFPKMVVRMIDVGESSGNLGDQFAFLSNFYFKKLDDVSEKLGKMIEPVMMTIVGIIFAFMIMAILLPIYDLVSKFK
- a CDS encoding AAA family ATPase, producing MDYLSFFNLNEDPFRLTPDPHFFYPSQEHNDVLFSLDYVIEQKEGFSLIVGEPGTGKTTILRVFIDKWKDKAEIALIMTPRLTPEEFLQAVLEDLNVHIGTSNKNEMIKAFRDILIERSLSDQRVIIVVDEAQNLPYETLEELRLLSNLETEKEKLLQIMLVGQPELKKKLLSENLKQLNQRIAVKATLNPLNNVETQDYINFRLRKAGKGSVVFEDDAIKLIYKLSKGIPRLINLLSSRSLMAAYIEGTNFIKMNHVEYAKQHLSYGDTEEKKKVKFLRYALISSIMVIIIFIVFGVIHVNSLLTWKHKMPVKEAMPAKETVTPEILQKAPIKKPEKTIITVVADANLRESPSVNAGRVSGIPKGTLLEATEEHTLESGEKWYKVKIQDGNNGWISERAIAKSTGVVK
- a CDS encoding tetratricopeptide repeat protein, with the protein product MSLLADLLSKVKYQKHEGGIPPTLKRVISDSKKKRVVKKQIVIMGSLALIMVFIGLGVVYYINVLTVPSLAPRMARTNIQDPLQPQKIELNKLDPHLTSVDKIIDKQVEKPEASHTGRAETTVPQKTVKAYPVPLRQKESEGSFSSEKKYLSSRTIAKSEDDATKLSKELTALRKAERDGFLYTAKNYEAGRDYHHALNYYKKALEIDQRNYVIMNNIASLLINMGLYEEAIKYSKNVLSINKNYAPSLVNIGISFVQLGNTSEGKIYLLQAGSLEPSNNNVLLNLALLYEKNKDYDEANKMYSKLYQMEDIQGYLGIARIAEGTSRPDDAKKVYREIMALNNVDSKIKKIVSERLLTLESR